A single Lactuca sativa cultivar Salinas chromosome 8, Lsat_Salinas_v11, whole genome shotgun sequence DNA region contains:
- the LOC111888643 gene encoding homeobox-leucine zipper protein HAT22-like, whose protein sequence is MNERERCDTTLGLGIGVGIKRERQTKQNQRSFWLDLSLPLHPKIEASEHVHSYDNEKDDQDSFSSKTIDDQEEEEERGIKRSASNTNVYNNNSDGSRKKLKLTAEQTTLLEDSFKIHCTLNTGQKQELAKKLNLLPRQIEVWFQNRRARTKLKHIEQECSLLKKCCETLNDENRRLKKELQEMRCYSLKFDHHQPPHSQLPLYVRYPITSEMHHPCDKLGKSGQDTKTVFENGGSITQMHGNYKRNAADKLS, encoded by the exons atGAATGAAAGAGAGAGATGCGATACAACATTAGGTCTTGGGATTGGAGTGGGTATCAAACGGGAGAGGCAAACAAAGCAAAACCAAAGGAGTTTTTGGTTGGATCTTTCATTACCACTTCATCCAAAGATTGAAGCTAGTGAGCATGTCCATAGTTACGATAATGAGAAAGATGATCAAGATTCTTTTAGTTCTAAAACCATCgatgatcaagaagaagaagaagagagaggaaTAAAACGAAGCGCTAGCAACACTAATGTCTATAATAACAACAGTGATGGATCAAGAAAGAAGTTAAAACTCACAGCGGAACAAACTACGTTGCTAGAAGATAGTTTCAAAATCCATTGCACCCTTAATACG GGCCAGAAACAAGAACTTGCAAAGAAATTGAATCTTCTTCCACGACAAATCGAAGTTTGGTTTCAGAATAGAAGAGCAag GACAAAGTTGAAGCATATCGAACAAGAATGTTCGTTGTTAAAGAAATGTTGTGAGACCCTAAATGACGAGAACCGTAGATTGAAGAAAGAGCTGCAGGAGATGCGGTGTTATTCATTAAAGTTTGATCATCATCAGCCACCACACTCGCAGCTACCTCTCTACGTCCGATATCCGATCACATCAGAGATGCATCATCCATGCGACAAACTTGGAAAATCCGGCCAAGATACGAAAACGGTATTCGAGAATGGCGGCAGCATAACCCAGATGCATGGTAATTATAAAAGGAATGCTGCGGATAAATTGTCATAG